From Nicotiana tabacum cultivar K326 chromosome 15, ASM71507v2, whole genome shotgun sequence, the proteins below share one genomic window:
- the LOC107768912 gene encoding teosinte glume architecture 1-like isoform X1 — MESSSSSKRAKAPGNIAQVAHCLVDGCNADLSQCREYHRRHKVCEVHSKTAKVTIGGRDQRFCQQCSRFHSLVEFDDGKRSCRKRLDGHNRRRRKPQPDSMAKTSGLLFTGQQGTKVLSFSSQQIFPSAVVSSAWAGVVKTDSDMVLYNNINCMDNQNSFPDSSARSSYKGGNQFQFMQGSERSLPEASICQPLVDHPNSTAAVPSSGQKIFSSGLNEIVDSDRALSLLSSAPAVTREIGFSHMVQQPASIPRPRPQSQSVVHSLHYGGLSQYPFAQDFNSQPQDSAADSHVSNSSSLHFHDMLQNAPDGSSTSGGCQQTLAFMWD; from the exons ATGGAATCATCCTCCTCATCTAAGAGGGCAAAAGCACCTGGCAATATTGCTCAAGTAGCTCATTGCTTGGTTGATGGATGTAATGCAGACCTCAGCCAATGCAGAGAGTATCACCGCCGCCATAAAGTTTGTGAGGTCCATTCAAAGACTGCCAAAGTCACGATTGGGGGTCGAGACCAACGTTTCTGTCAGCAATGCAGCAG GTTTCATTCCTTGGTAGAATTTGATGATGGTAAGAGAAGCTGTCGGAAACGTCTGGATGGACATAACAGGCGTCGAAGGAAACCTCAGCCTGATTCTATGGCCAAAACTTCTGGATTACTTTTTACTGGCCAGCAAG GGACGAAAGTTCTGTCATTTAGCAGTCAACAAATTTTTCCAAGTGCAGTTGTGAGCTCTGCATGGGCTGGCGTAGTCAAAACGGACAGCGACATGGTATTATACAACAATATAAATTGCATGGACAATCAAAACTCGTTCCCTGATTCTTCGGCTCGTAGTAGCTACAAAGGAGGAAATCAATTCCAGTTCATGCAAGGCAGTGAGCGTAGTCTCCCTGAAGCTTCAATCTGCCAGCCACTTGTTGATCATCCCAATTCTACAGCAGCAGTTCCTAGCAGCGGACAAAAGATCTTCTCCAGTGGATTGAACGAAATTGTGGACTCTGATCGTGCTCTCTCTCTTCTGTCATCAGCACCCGCTGTAACTAGGGAGATTGGTTTTAGTCACATGGTGCAGCAGCCTGCCTCTATCCCCCGGCCCCGGCCCCAGTCACAATCTGTCGTACATAGCCTGCACTATGGTGGTCTAAGCCAGTACCCTTTTGCTCAGGATTTCAATAGCCAACCTCAAGATTCTGCTGCAGATTCACATGTTAGCAACAGCAGCTCTCTGCATTTCCATGATATGTTACAAAATGCACCAGATGGATCATCTACAAGTGGTGGCTGTCAGCAAACACTAGCCTTTATGTGGGactaa
- the LOC107768912 gene encoding teosinte glume architecture 1-like isoform X2, whose amino-acid sequence MESSSSSKRAKAPGNIAQVAHCLVDGCNADLSQCREYHRRHKVCEVHSKTAKVTIGGRDQRFCQQCSRFHSLVEFDDGKRSCRKRLDGHNRRRRKPQPDSMAKTSGLLFTGQQVVSSAWAGVVKTDSDMVLYNNINCMDNQNSFPDSSARSSYKGGNQFQFMQGSERSLPEASICQPLVDHPNSTAAVPSSGQKIFSSGLNEIVDSDRALSLLSSAPAVTREIGFSHMVQQPASIPRPRPQSQSVVHSLHYGGLSQYPFAQDFNSQPQDSAADSHVSNSSSLHFHDMLQNAPDGSSTSGGCQQTLAFMWD is encoded by the exons ATGGAATCATCCTCCTCATCTAAGAGGGCAAAAGCACCTGGCAATATTGCTCAAGTAGCTCATTGCTTGGTTGATGGATGTAATGCAGACCTCAGCCAATGCAGAGAGTATCACCGCCGCCATAAAGTTTGTGAGGTCCATTCAAAGACTGCCAAAGTCACGATTGGGGGTCGAGACCAACGTTTCTGTCAGCAATGCAGCAG GTTTCATTCCTTGGTAGAATTTGATGATGGTAAGAGAAGCTGTCGGAAACGTCTGGATGGACATAACAGGCGTCGAAGGAAACCTCAGCCTGATTCTATGGCCAAAACTTCTGGATTACTTTTTACTGGCCAGCAAG TTGTGAGCTCTGCATGGGCTGGCGTAGTCAAAACGGACAGCGACATGGTATTATACAACAATATAAATTGCATGGACAATCAAAACTCGTTCCCTGATTCTTCGGCTCGTAGTAGCTACAAAGGAGGAAATCAATTCCAGTTCATGCAAGGCAGTGAGCGTAGTCTCCCTGAAGCTTCAATCTGCCAGCCACTTGTTGATCATCCCAATTCTACAGCAGCAGTTCCTAGCAGCGGACAAAAGATCTTCTCCAGTGGATTGAACGAAATTGTGGACTCTGATCGTGCTCTCTCTCTTCTGTCATCAGCACCCGCTGTAACTAGGGAGATTGGTTTTAGTCACATGGTGCAGCAGCCTGCCTCTATCCCCCGGCCCCGGCCCCAGTCACAATCTGTCGTACATAGCCTGCACTATGGTGGTCTAAGCCAGTACCCTTTTGCTCAGGATTTCAATAGCCAACCTCAAGATTCTGCTGCAGATTCACATGTTAGCAACAGCAGCTCTCTGCATTTCCATGATATGTTACAAAATGCACCAGATGGATCATCTACAAGTGGTGGCTGTCAGCAAACACTAGCCTTTATGTGGGactaa